One segment of Bacteroides caecimuris DNA contains the following:
- a CDS encoding family 43 glycosylhydrolase: protein MKKYVNLFVFVFMIGVCFSQVKAQTKSAVSYKNPVVDIDMPDPTVIKAADGYFYVYATESTRNVPIMKSKDLVEWTYCNTAFTNKTRPRFEPKAGIWAPDIHYMNGKYVLYYAMSVWGGEQTCGIGVATADSPQGPFTDHGKMFRSNEIGVQNSIDPSLLQYKGRNYLVWGSFRGIYVIELTADGLSIMPGAKKKKIAGTAFEAAYVHKHDGYYYMFASVGTCCEGVKSTYKVVVGRSKKVWGPYKDKTGKPMLKNGYSLVIGANDHFVGNGHGSQIIRDDAGQDWLLYHGFSRSAPENGRILLLDQIKWDKEGWPYVEGGSPSYETQKAPVFNN, encoded by the coding sequence ATGAAAAAGTATGTAAATTTGTTTGTCTTCGTTTTTATGATAGGTGTTTGCTTTTCGCAGGTGAAAGCACAGACAAAGTCTGCAGTCAGTTATAAGAATCCGGTTGTAGATATTGATATGCCCGACCCTACGGTGATTAAGGCGGCAGATGGGTATTTTTATGTGTATGCTACCGAGTCTACCAGAAACGTTCCGATCATGAAGTCGAAAGATTTGGTGGAATGGACGTATTGCAACACAGCATTCACGAATAAAACTCGTCCCAGGTTTGAACCTAAAGCTGGAATTTGGGCACCTGATATTCATTATATGAACGGTAAATATGTGCTTTATTATGCAATGTCAGTGTGGGGAGGAGAACAAACGTGCGGCATTGGGGTGGCTACTGCCGACTCTCCGCAGGGACCTTTTACGGATCATGGTAAGATGTTCCGTAGCAATGAGATTGGTGTGCAGAATTCGATCGATCCCAGCCTCCTGCAGTATAAGGGGAGAAACTATTTGGTATGGGGCAGCTTCCGGGGAATATATGTTATTGAACTGACTGCGGATGGACTGTCGATCATGCCTGGAGCGAAAAAGAAGAAAATAGCAGGAACTGCTTTTGAGGCTGCCTATGTTCATAAGCACGACGGTTATTATTATATGTTCGCCTCCGTAGGAACTTGTTGCGAAGGAGTCAAGAGTACATATAAAGTCGTAGTGGGACGCTCTAAAAAAGTGTGGGGACCGTACAAAGACAAGACTGGCAAACCGATGTTGAAAAATGGTTATTCTTTGGTGATAGGTGCGAATGATCATTTTGTAGGCAATGGGCACGGCTCGCAGATTATCCGGGATGATGCCGGACAAGACTGGCTTCTGTATCATGGTTTTTCAAGATCGGCCCCGGAGAACGGACGTATTCTGTTGCTGGACCAAATCAAATGGGATAAAGAAGGATGGCCTTATGTAGAAGGAGGATCTCCTTCTTACGAAACACAAAAAGCACCTGTATTTAATAACTGA